In Limisphaera ngatamarikiensis, the DNA window CGAGTGGGCCAAACGGACCGGGCTGCGGGCCGGCATTCCCGTGGCCGTGGGGGCTTTCGACGCCCACCTGGGTGCGGTGGGCAGCGGAATCACACCGGGCACCCTGGTGAAGATCATCGGCACCAGCACGTGCGACATGATGATCGCGCCCCTGGACCAACCGCTGGCCGACATCCCCGGCCTGTGCGGCATTGTGCCCGAGTCCATCCTGCCCGGGTATTACGGGTTGGAAGCCGGGCAATCGGCCGTGGGCGACATCTTCAACTGGTTTGTCAACTACATCCAGCCCGGTGGCCCGAAAAACGGCTCCCACGAAGCCCTCACACGGGCGGCGGCGAAGTTGAAGCCGGGCGAGTCGGGTTTGCTGGCACTGGACTGGAACAACGGCAATCGTACGATCCTGGTGGATCAGCGACTGACCGGTCTGTTGCTGGGCCAGACCCTCTACACCACCCCGGCAGAAATCTACCGGGCCCTCATCGAGGCCACGGCCTTTGGCGCCCTCACCATCATCAACCGGTTCGAGGAATACGGCGTCAAGGTGGAACAGATCATCAACTGCGGTGGCATTGCCGAGAAAAACCCGCTGGTCATGCAGATCTATGCCGACGTGACGGGTCGGCCGATGAAGATCAGCCGTTCGGCCCAGACCTGCGCGCTCGGGGCCGCCATTGCCGGCGCGGTGGTGGCCGGCGTGCACAAGGATTACGCCTCCGCCCAAAAGGCCATGACCGGGCTGAAACCCAGGGTGTTTCAGCCCAACCCGGCCGCCCACGAGGTCTACCGGCAGCTGTATCCGTTGTACCGAACGCTGCATGACGCGTTCGGCACCAGGGAGTGGACCGGCAACCTCTACGACATCATGAAGACATTGCTGGAGATCCGGAACCGCGCGCGCGGCGTTACGGGCTGAGTGCCAGGTCCAAGCTTCGAAGCCGAGAACCACCGATCTAATCACAACCTTCGCACGAAACATGAAGAAGACGATTACCCTCTGCATCCTTGGGTTGGGCGTTTGGGGATTCGCTGCCCTGACCGCGGTGGCCCAGCCAACCACGAACCGCCTGGTCATCCATGCCGACCAGGGCCGTTACACCATCAGCCGGATGATTTACGGCCATTTCGCCGAGCATCTGGGCCGGTGCATTTATGAGGGCATCTGGGTGGGCGAGGACAGTCCCATCCCCAACACGCGCGGCATTCGCAACGACGTGGTGGAGGCGCTGCGTCGGATCAAGGTGCCCGTGCTGCGCTGGCCCGGCGGTTGTTTTGCCGATGAATATCATTGGAAGGACGGCGTCGGGCCGCGCCATGAGCGGCCCGCCCGCATCAACACCCACTGGGGAGGCGTCATCGAAAACAATCACTTCGGGACCCATGAATTCTTCGACCTGTGTGAACAGCTCGGGGCCGAGCCGTACGTCGCCGTGAATGTCGGCAGCGGCACGGTGCAGGAGATGATGGAATGGATCGAGTACATCACCAGCGATTCCCGGTCCGCCATGGCCGAGTGGCGTCGGAAAAACGGTCGCCAGGCGCCCTGGCGGCTGCCCTATGTGGGCATTGGCAACGAAAGCTGGGGTTGCGGCGGTAACATGACGCCGGAGTACTACAGCGACCTGTACCGCCAGTTCAGCACCTTCGTGAAGAACTTCAGCGGCAACCGGATTTACAAGATCGCCTGCGGCGCCAACGGGGCCGACTACCGTTGGACCGAGGTGGTGATGCAGCGGGCGGGCCGCCACTTGGACGGCATTTCGCTGCACCATTACACCATCCCCACGGGCGACTGGGGCCGCAAGGGATCGGCCACCCGGTTTGGCGAGGACCAATACCATGGCGCCCTCCGCAGGGCCCTGGAAATGGAAACGCTGGTCCGCCGCCATGGCGAGATCATGGACCGATACGATCCCCAGAAGCGGGTTGGTCTGATCGTGGACGAGTGGGGCATCTGGACCGACGTGGAGCCGGGTACAAACCCCGGATTCCTGTACCAGCAGAACTCCATGAGGGACGCCCTGATTGCCGGCCTGACCCTCAACATCTTCAATCGGCACTGTGATCGCGTGCGGATGGCGAACATTGCCCAGATGGTTAACGTCCTGCAGGCCATGATCCTGACCGACGGGGAAAAAATGATCCTGACGCCCACCTATCACGTGTTCGAGATGTACACGGTGCACCACGACGCCACCCTACTGCCCACGGATTTGACGTGTGCCGACTACACGTTCCAGGGCCAGAGCATCCCCGGCCTGAGCGTGTCGGCCTCGCGCAATCGCGAGGGGGTGATCCACGTCAGTCTGTGCAACCTGCATCCGGAGCAACCGGCCGAACTGCAGGCGGAACTGCAGGGTGCCCGGGTCAACCGGATCCAGGGCCGGCTGCTGACGGCCGACAGTGTCCAGGCGCACAACACGTTTGACCGGCCTGATCGGGTGCGGCCGGTGGCGTTTGACGGGGCGCAACCCACGGAGCGAGGCTTCCGCGTGACGTTGCCGCCGCGGTCGGTCGTGGTTCTGGCCCTGCAATGACCCGTCCGGGAGGTGGGATCGCGTCATGACACTCAAAGCGCTCAAGCAGGCGGTTTGGGAGGCCAATCTGCGATTGGTTCGCGAAGGCCTGGTGATCGAGACCTGGGGCAACGCCAGTGCGGTGGACCGCGAAAAGGGCCTGGTGGTGATCAAACCCTCGGGCGTGCCCTATGACCGGATGAAACCGGACGACATGGTTGTGGTCCGGCTGGACACGGGTGAGACCGTGGAGGGCAGGCTGCGGCCCAGCTCGGATACCCCCACCCACCTGGTGCTGTACCGGGCATTTGCCGGGATTGGGGGCGTGGTTCACACCCACAGTCTGTATGCCACGGCCTGGGCCCAGGCGTGCCGGCCCATCCCCTGCTACGGCACCACCCAGGCCGACTACTGGTTCGGCGAGGTCCCCTGCACCCGTGCCATGAAACCGGCCGAGATCCGGACGGATTACGAGGCCAACACGGGCCACGTCATTGTGGAAACCTATCGCGGGCTCGATCCCCTGGAACATCCGGCCGTGCTCGTGGCCAGCCATGGTCCCTTCACGTGGGGTCGGGACGTGCACGAGGCGGTGCACAACGCCGTGGTGCTGGAGTTTGTGGCGCGACTGGCCAGCGAAACCTTGCGGGTCAACCCGCGGGTGCGTCCCGTGGGGCGGCCCCTGTTGGAGAAACATTTCCTTCGCAAGCACGGTCCCAACGCGTATTACGGTCAGAAATGAACCCGGCCGGCCCGGAAAGAGGTCCGGAAGCGCCGGAGAATCGAAACCTGAATCCCAAACAACCATGAAAGCGAAAGTCCTGATCGTTGGTTCGGCACTGGTGACCAGCCTGTGCTTCTGGAGCGGATGCGCCACCGGTCCGTCCGCGCGCGCCTCCATCACGCGGGCACCTTTTGGCGTCACGCGGGATGGGCAGCCGGTTGAGGTGTTCACCCTGCGCAACGCCAACGGGGTGGAGGCCCGGATCATCAACTACGGCGGCACCGTGCTGTCGTTGAAGGTGCCCGACCGGAACGGCCAGTTTGGCGACGTCGTACTCGGCTTCGACACCCTGGCCGAGTACGAGCAAAAGTCGCCCTACTTCGGCTGTCTGATCGGCCGTTACGGCAACCGGATTGCCGGGGGCCGGTTCACGCTCAACGGCGTGACCTATCAACTGGCGACCAATGACGGGCCGAACCATCTCCACGGCGGCATCAAGGGCTTCGACAAACGGGTATGGAAGGTCGAACGTGCCGAGGTCACGCCGCAGGGGCCGCAACTGGTGTTGAGCTACCTCAGCCCGGACGGCGAGGAGGGTTACCCGGGCAACCTGCACGTCACGGCCACCTACACGCTCACGAAAGACAACGGCCTGCGACTGGATTACCGGGCCACCACCGACAAGGACACCATCGTGAACCTGACCCAGCACTCCTACTTCAACCTCGCCGGTCACGGCGACATCCTGGGCCACGTGGTGTATCTGAACGCCGACCGGTTTACGCCCGTGGACGCCACCCTGATTCCCACGGGCGAATTGCGACCCGTCGAGGGAACACCTTTTGATTTCCGGAAACCGACCGCCATCGGGGCGCGCATCCAACAGGATGACGAGCAGTTGCGGTACGGGCGCGGTTACGATCACAACTGGGTGATCAACAAGAAGCCCGGCGAACTGGCGCTGCACGCCCGCGTGGTCGAACCGACCACCGGGCGGGTGCTGGAAGTGCTCTCCACCGAGCCCGGACTGCAGTTCTACTCGGGCAATTTCCTGGATGGCACCCTGAAGGGCAAATACGGCCAGGTCTATGCGCATCGGAGCGGTTTCTGCATGGAGCCGCAGCACTTTCCGGATTCGCCCAATAAACCCCATTTCCCCTCCGTGGTCCTGAAGCCGGGCCAGGAATACCGGAACACGATCATCTACCGGTTCTCGGTTCAGAAATAGGCATTCGCAGTGGTGCAAGGACCGGCAGCCGTCCCCGGTGCGGCTGCCGGTTTTGTTTTGCGGGCCTGCGCCGGAAGTGCATCGGCTTCGGGCAACGACCTGTTCTACCAATTCATCGGGCCAAACGGGCCGTCCCAAGCTGTGAGCCGGTCCGCGGGAGCGCCGCGCGGTATGGGCCCCGGTTGGAACGCCCGCCGCGGCTCCCGGCTTTTGTTGGTGCGGGTTCCTGAGATAATGCGGGTGCACCGGGGTCCCGGCGGTCGTGCGGGGCCCGCAAGCCCGCTGGATAGCTGCGCATGAAGGCACAACTCGATCGCTGGTTCGAAATCAGTGCCCGCGGATCCACGGTTCGACGCGAGCTGTGGGCCGGGCTGACCACCTTCATGACCATGGCCTACATCATCGTCGTACAACCGGCGGTGTTGTCGGGCCGAATGTTTGGTCAACCCACGGGGATGGACTTTGGGGCGGTGATGGCCGCCACGTGCCTTGCCTCTGCACTGGCCACCGCTCTGATGGCCCTGTACGGTCGTTATCCCATTGCGCAGGCGCCGGGCATGGGTCAGAACGTGTTTTTTGTGTTCAGCGTGTTGCCCGTGGCCGCGGCCGCCGGTTTGGGGGAACCGTGGCGGGTGGCTCTGGGTGCCGTGTTTTGGTCCGGGGTCCTGTTCCTGGTGCTGTCGCTGGCAGGCCTGCGCGAACTGATTTTCAACGCCCTGAGTCCAAGCTTGAAACATGGCCTGACGGCCGGAATCGGATTGTTCATTGCCTTCATCGGGCTGCAAAACGCCGGGCTGATCGAGAAGGACCCCGGCACCGCCGTCCGGCTCACCCACCGGCTGCTGTCGCCGGATGTGGTGGTGTTTGTAACCGGGTTTTGGTTGACCGCCGTGCTCACGGCGCGGGCCGTGCCGGGGGCGGTCCTGTGGGGAATGGCGGNNNNNNNNNNNNNNNNNNNNNNNNNNNNNNNNNNNNNNNNNNNNNNNNNNNNNNNNNNNNNNNNNNNNNNNNNNNNTGCCCGCCGCGTGGCGTGAGGCACCCGCCGTGGCGGAGTCGCTCCTCAGCACACGATTTCAACCGCCCACGGCGTTGGTGGCTCCCCCGCCCTCGCTGGCCCCCACGTTCCTGCAACTCGACTGGAGGGCGGCGTTGTCCCCGGCCATGGTGCCGTTGATCGCGGTGTTGTTGTTCATGTTTGTATTCGATGCCATCGGCACGTTGATCGCGGTCTGCGAGCAGGCGGGGCTGATGCAGGGCGACCGCCTGCCCCGTGCACGGCAGGCGATGATCTCGGATGCGGTGGGAACGGTGGTGGGATCGCTGTTGGGCACCAGCACCGTGACCAGTTACGTGGAGAGCGCGGCCGGCGTGGCGCAGGGGGGTCGGACCGGCCTGGTGGGTCTTGTGGTGGCGGCGTTGTTCCTGGCTGCACTGGTGTTTGAGCCGCTCGTGGCCACCATCGGCAACTACCCGCCGATCACCGCGCCGGCCCTTGTGTACGTGGGGGTACTGATGCTCCGACAGGTGACACGCATTGCGTGGGACGATCCCACCGAATCCATCCCCGCCTTTTTGATGGTCGTGGGGATCCCGCTGAGTTTCTCCATCGCCGACGGGTTGGCGTTGGGCCTGGTGACGCATCCCGTACTGAAGCTGTTGAGTCGGCGGGTGCGCGAGGTTGGCGTCACCGGTTACGTGCTGGCGGTATTGCTTCTGCTGTATCTGGCCCTGTTGAGGAGCCGCCTGGGCTGAAATCGGATGGGACTGGTGAAATTTGGCGTCCCTTCCCTCCCCGGTTCGGGGGACGCGCCCGGCTCAATCTCAATCATTCAGCGCCATGTCAAACAGCGTGGCCAGTTCCACGGCTCGGCGGGCAAGTTCCATACAGCCGGCGTGCGAAACCGGGTCCGATTGCGCGTCGGGCCCGGGGAGCACCCAGTCTCGAAACGGAGCGGCGTCGGGCATTGCAGCCAGAAGATGAGCCAGGGCCTGCTCGATCCAGGGGCGGTTGGCCCGCCGGAATGCCTGCAACCATGATGCGGTCACCGACTGACGCGGCACCAGCGTGCGGGGCAGACGCCCGCGTCGGAGGGCGTATTCGATGTCCTCGCTGGCGTACAAGCCGGTAGCGTAACAGAACGTCAGCAGGGCCAGCACTTGAACCAGAGGCGGCCCGTCCGCGTTGGATGCATGCAACTGCGGGATACCCGCTGTCACCCACCGCACGGCCTGCCAGGTTTTGCGTTCGAGCCACCGGTCACCGTGGAGCGCCCTGGGGTCGCTCAGAAGGGATTCGGCCGGGTCGGCCGCACCGGAGTGGCGGGTTTTCCATACCGTGGTTTTCATGTTCAGCCCTGGTTGCGCTGTGATGGTCATCTACCACCAACTTCGCCCTGCACGGTGACAGGAACCGGGCGGCCGTGTGACGATTGGGTGACGGTTTGGGTTGAACAGGGGCGGCCCGCCCGGG includes these proteins:
- a CDS encoding ribulokinase — encoded protein: MNATYTIGLDYGTNSVRALIVNTANGREVGTAVWEYEHGTQGVILSRDPNLARQHPADYLKGAEVTIRKALAEAKRNVRGFKPEQVVGIGVDTTGSTPLPVDAEGRPLAFHKKFARNLAAMAWLWKDHTSVAEAAEITALAREIRPHYLAKCGGTYSSEWFFSKILHCLRTAPEVFEAAYTWVELADYVPAALTGTEHPDRLTVGICAAGHKAMYNDAWGGYPDEEFLGRLDPALAELRKRLRPKAYTINRSVGTLTPEWAKRTGLRAGIPVAVGAFDAHLGAVGSGITPGTLVKIIGTSTCDMMIAPLDQPLADIPGLCGIVPESILPGYYGLEAGQSAVGDIFNWFVNYIQPGGPKNGSHEALTRAAAKLKPGESGLLALDWNNGNRTILVDQRLTGLLLGQTLYTTPAEIYRALIEATAFGALTIINRFEEYGVKVEQIINCGGIAEKNPLVMQIYADVTGRPMKISRSAQTCALGAAIAGAVVAGVHKDYASAQKAMTGLKPRVFQPNPAAHEVYRQLYPLYRTLHDAFGTREWTGNLYDIMKTLLEIRNRARGVTG
- a CDS encoding alpha-N-arabinofuranosidase: MIYGHFAEHLGRCIYEGIWVGEDSPIPNTRGIRNDVVEALRRIKVPVLRWPGGCFADEYHWKDGVGPRHERPARINTHWGGVIENNHFGTHEFFDLCEQLGAEPYVAVNVGSGTVQEMMEWIEYITSDSRSAMAEWRRKNGRQAPWRLPYVGIGNESWGCGGNMTPEYYSDLYRQFSTFVKNFSGNRIYKIACGANGADYRWTEVVMQRAGRHLDGISLHHYTIPTGDWGRKGSATRFGEDQYHGALRRALEMETLVRRHGEIMDRYDPQKRVGLIVDEWGIWTDVEPGTNPGFLYQQNSMRDALIAGLTLNIFNRHCDRVRMANIAQMVNVLQAMILTDGEKMILTPTYHVFEMYTVHHDATLLPTDLTCADYTFQGQSIPGLSVSASRNREGVIHVSLCNLHPEQPAELQAELQGARVNRIQGRLLTADSVQAHNTFDRPDRVRPVAFDGAQPTERGFRVTLPPRSVVVLALQ
- a CDS encoding L-ribulose-5-phosphate 4-epimerase — its product is MTLKALKQAVWEANLRLVREGLVIETWGNASAVDREKGLVVIKPSGVPYDRMKPDDMVVVRLDTGETVEGRLRPSSDTPTHLVLYRAFAGIGGVVHTHSLYATAWAQACRPIPCYGTTQADYWFGEVPCTRAMKPAEIRTDYEANTGHVIVETYRGLDPLEHPAVLVASHGPFTWGRDVHEAVHNAVVLEFVARLASETLRVNPRVRPVGRPLLEKHFLRKHGPNAYYGQK
- a CDS encoding aldose epimerase family protein, with translation MKAKVLIVGSALVTSLCFWSGCATGPSARASITRAPFGVTRDGQPVEVFTLRNANGVEARIINYGGTVLSLKVPDRNGQFGDVVLGFDTLAEYEQKSPYFGCLIGRYGNRIAGGRFTLNGVTYQLATNDGPNHLHGGIKGFDKRVWKVERAEVTPQGPQLVLSYLSPDGEEGYPGNLHVTATYTLTKDNGLRLDYRATTDKDTIVNLTQHSYFNLAGHGDILGHVVYLNADRFTPVDATLIPTGELRPVEGTPFDFRKPTAIGARIQQDDEQLRYGRGYDHNWVINKKPGELALHARVVEPTTGRVLEVLSTEPGLQFYSGNFLDGTLKGKYGQVYAHRSGFCMEPQHFPDSPNKPHFPSVVLKPGQEYRNTIIYRFSVQK
- a CDS encoding NCS2 family permease, giving the protein MKAQLDRWFEISARGSTVRRELWAGLTTFMTMAYIIVVQPAVLSGRMFGQPTGMDFGAVMAATCLASALATALMALYGRYPIAQAPGMGQNVFFVFSVLPVAAAAGLGEPWRVALGAVFWSGVLFLVLSLAGLRELIFNALSPSLKHGLTAGIGLFIAFIGLQNAGLIEKDPGTAVRLTHRLLSPDVVVFVTGFWLTAVLTARAVPGAVLWGMA
- a CDS encoding NCS2 family permease gives rise to the protein PAAWREAPAVAESLLSTRFQPPTALVAPPPSLAPTFLQLDWRAALSPAMVPLIAVLLFMFVFDAIGTLIAVCEQAGLMQGDRLPRARQAMISDAVGTVVGSLLGTSTVTSYVESAAGVAQGGRTGLVGLVVAALFLAALVFEPLVATIGNYPPITAPALVYVGVLMLRQVTRIAWDDPTESIPAFLMVVGIPLSFSIADGLALGLVTHPVLKLLSRRVREVGVTGYVLAVLLLLYLALLRSRLG